One region of Pseudomonas glycinae genomic DNA includes:
- a CDS encoding methyl-accepting chemotaxis protein, which translates to MPAFRTIQARYTLFLVLFILLLSVLTVVGISQLVAPKLRHTEEQVVLNRIAEVAEQIQGELNKVQAQQRSITQTIPLLDSAAIDTVLPGLVDQYGELKVFGGGIWPLPGQREAGRNKFSTFWHRDASGKLAVNTFWNSDAAPNYYDQSWYKGGMQTPRGQCAWAAAYKDDASAEPRTNCAMAIQKNGSAWGVSTIDVTLGFFNDLVARKEKDLNAEMLIVEADGKIISNSSRISGPIVLKNISELAGGSTFASQVKAGLQNRDQAQRVEFDNHGEASTFFMRPIEGTPWFLATALPTKMLTAQRDDVLSSLSLLQIPLVILLVLLQVYAIRQLVSRMKALKANIDSLSSGDADLTRRITIRAEDELGAIGHSVNTFIAYLQNMIGEVTQATGAMASSLDSLQRTSAHTSQILARHASETDQTVTAINEMSSTAESVAQNAAETAAFTQRANENADRSRIVVGEASGSVVALIDEVASATHKVESMQQDAQRITEILGVIGAIAGQTNLLALNAAIEAARAGEQGRGFAVVADEVRALAARTQASTSEINEMLSRLTQGVSSSVSAMENTQASCQSAADATTRVNSGLDEMAGAVSHINSLSTQIATAAEQQSAVTEEINRSMVQIRHMVDELVESGQASELNTRQLLEANSRVSAIMGRFKVR; encoded by the coding sequence ATGCCCGCATTCCGCACCATTCAGGCTCGCTACACGCTGTTTCTGGTTCTGTTCATTCTGTTGTTGTCGGTGCTGACCGTGGTCGGCATCAGCCAGTTGGTCGCGCCCAAGCTGCGCCATACCGAAGAACAGGTGGTGCTCAACCGCATTGCTGAAGTGGCCGAACAGATTCAGGGCGAATTGAACAAGGTTCAGGCGCAACAGCGCAGCATCACCCAGACCATCCCGCTGCTCGACAGCGCAGCCATCGACACCGTATTGCCGGGGCTGGTGGATCAATACGGCGAGCTCAAAGTATTCGGCGGCGGCATCTGGCCGTTGCCCGGCCAGCGTGAGGCCGGACGCAACAAGTTCAGTACGTTCTGGCACCGCGACGCCTCCGGCAAGCTGGCGGTGAACACCTTCTGGAACAGCGACGCTGCGCCCAACTATTACGACCAGAGCTGGTACAAGGGCGGCATGCAGACCCCGCGCGGCCAATGCGCCTGGGCCGCTGCTTATAAAGATGATGCCAGCGCCGAGCCGCGCACCAACTGCGCCATGGCCATCCAGAAAAACGGCAGCGCCTGGGGCGTGTCGACCATCGACGTGACCCTGGGCTTCTTCAACGATCTGGTGGCGCGCAAGGAAAAAGACCTCAACGCCGAAATGCTGATCGTCGAGGCCGACGGCAAGATCATCAGCAACAGCTCGCGCATCAGCGGGCCGATTGTGCTGAAGAACATCAGTGAACTCGCCGGTGGCTCGACCTTCGCCAGCCAGGTCAAGGCCGGGCTGCAAAACCGCGATCAGGCGCAGCGCGTCGAGTTCGACAACCACGGTGAAGCCAGCACCTTCTTCATGCGCCCGATCGAAGGCACCCCGTGGTTCCTCGCCACCGCCCTGCCAACCAAAATGCTCACCGCCCAGCGTGACGATGTGCTCAGCAGCCTGAGCCTGTTGCAGATTCCGCTGGTGATCCTGCTGGTACTGTTGCAGGTCTACGCAATCCGCCAACTGGTTTCGCGCATGAAAGCGCTGAAAGCCAACATCGATTCGCTGTCCAGCGGCGATGCCGACCTGACCCGGCGCATCACCATTCGTGCTGAAGACGAACTCGGTGCCATCGGGCACTCGGTCAACACCTTTATCGCCTACCTGCAGAACATGATCGGCGAAGTGACCCAGGCCACCGGCGCGATGGCCTCGAGCCTCGACAGCCTGCAACGCACCTCGGCGCACACCAGCCAGATTCTGGCGCGCCACGCGTCGGAGACCGACCAGACCGTTACCGCGATCAACGAAATGAGTTCGACCGCCGAAAGCGTCGCGCAAAATGCTGCCGAAACCGCTGCCTTCACCCAGCGCGCCAATGAAAACGCCGACCGTTCCCGCATCGTGGTCGGTGAAGCGTCAGGCAGCGTAGTGGCGTTGATCGACGAAGTGGCCAGCGCCACCCACAAGGTCGAAAGCATGCAGCAGGATGCCCAGCGCATCACCGAAATCCTCGGCGTGATCGGCGCCATTGCCGGCCAGACCAACCTGCTGGCACTCAATGCCGCCATCGAAGCAGCGCGGGCCGGTGAACAGGGTCGCGGTTTTGCCGTGGTGGCGGACGAAGTGCGTGCCCTCGCCGCCCGCACCCAGGCCAGCACCTCGGAAATCAACGAGATGTTGAGCCGTCTGACCCAAGGCGTCAGTTCGTCGGTCAGCGCCATGGAAAACACCCAGGCCAGTTGCCAGTCGGCCGCCGATGCCACCACCCGGGTCAACAGCGGGCTGGACGAAATGGCCGGTGCGGTCAGCCACATCAACAGCCTCAGCACCCAGATCGCCACCGCCGCGGAACAGCAAAGCGCGGTCACCGAAGAGATCAACCGCAGCATGGTGCAGATCCGCCACATGGTCGATGAACTGGTGGAAAGCGGCCAGGCCAGCGAACTCAACACCCGCCAGTTGCTGGAAGCCAATAGCCGGGTGAGCGCGATCATGGGCCGCTTCAAGGTTCGCTGA
- a CDS encoding DUF411 domain-containing protein, with product MRNHLRLAALSALFISSLAQAADLIPIEVHRDANCGCCKKWISHLEANGFKVEDHVESDMSSFKQQHGVPPRLASCHTAIINGKFVEGHVPAEQVLALSKRDDLLGVAAPGMPMGSPGMEMDGMSDAYQVIGLKKDGADVVVADYPAH from the coding sequence ATGCGAAACCATCTGCGTCTGGCCGCCCTGAGCGCGCTGTTCATTTCCTCCCTGGCGCAAGCCGCCGACCTTATCCCGATCGAAGTCCACCGCGACGCCAACTGTGGCTGCTGCAAAAAGTGGATCAGCCATCTGGAAGCCAATGGCTTCAAGGTCGAAGACCACGTCGAAAGCGACATGAGCAGCTTCAAGCAGCAGCACGGCGTGCCGCCGCGTCTGGCGTCCTGCCACACCGCGATCATCAACGGCAAATTCGTCGAAGGCCATGTTCCGGCGGAACAGGTGCTGGCCCTGAGCAAGCGTGACGACCTGCTGGGCGTCGCCGCGCCGGGCATGCCGATGGGCTCGCCGGGCATGGAAATGGACGGCATGAGCGACGCCTATCAAGTGATCGGCCTGAAGAAAGACGGCGCCGACGTGGTGGTGGCGGATTACCCGGCCCATTGA
- a CDS encoding YqaA family protein: MTAGYLGLFMAAFGAATLLPLQSEAVLVGLLVSDRYWLWGLLAVATLGNVLGSLVNWWLGRRLERFQDRRWFPVSPRHMERARAHYQRYGHWSLLLSWLPVIGDPLTLIAGVMREPLGRFLLIVTLAKGARYGVLAMLTLGWLG, from the coding sequence ATGACGGCGGGTTATCTCGGGCTGTTCATGGCCGCGTTTGGTGCGGCGACCCTGTTGCCGCTGCAATCGGAAGCCGTGCTGGTCGGGCTGCTGGTCAGCGATCGTTACTGGCTTTGGGGCCTGCTGGCCGTGGCGACGCTGGGCAATGTCCTCGGTTCGCTGGTGAACTGGTGGCTGGGGCGCCGTCTGGAACGATTTCAGGATCGGCGCTGGTTTCCGGTCAGCCCCAGGCATATGGAGCGCGCCCGTGCTCACTATCAGCGTTACGGTCACTGGTCGCTGCTGCTCAGTTGGTTGCCGGTGATCGGCGATCCGCTGACGTTGATCGCCGGGGTCATGCGCGAACCTCTCGGGCGATTCCTGTTGATCGTCACTCTCGCCAAAGGCGCCCGCTACGGGGTGCTGGCGATGCTCACCCTGGGCTGGCTCGGTTGA
- a CDS encoding alpha/beta fold hydrolase, whose protein sequence is MSVSLTRWLPGLLLTAALPLLAHAEGPQYGPELQGFDYPYTLKHFAFQSQGKSLQMGYMDVAAYGKANGRTVVLMHGKNFCGATWDSSIKALSEAGYRVVAPDQIGFCTSSKPDHYQYTFQQLAANTQQLLKALGIQKATLLGHSTGGMLATRYALQYPDQVEQLALVNPIGLEDWKALGVPYRSVDQWYQRELKVTAQGIRDYERTTYYDGRWKPEFDRWVDMLAGLSNGPGKTQVAWNSALIYDMIFTQPVYYEFKDLKMPTLLLIGTSDTTAIGKDIAPPEVKAKIGNYDVLGKQVAKLIPQSTLVEFPGMGHAPQMEEPAKFHEALLGWLDKTNPVR, encoded by the coding sequence ATGTCTGTGTCGCTGACCCGCTGGCTACCCGGCCTGTTGCTGACCGCCGCCCTGCCCCTGCTTGCTCACGCCGAAGGGCCGCAATACGGCCCGGAACTGCAAGGTTTCGATTATCCCTACACCCTCAAGCACTTTGCCTTTCAGTCCCAGGGCAAGTCGCTGCAGATGGGTTACATGGACGTCGCCGCCTACGGCAAGGCCAACGGGCGCACCGTGGTGCTGATGCACGGCAAGAATTTTTGCGGCGCGACCTGGGACAGTTCGATCAAGGCCCTGAGCGAAGCCGGTTACCGGGTGGTTGCCCCGGATCAGATCGGTTTCTGTACCTCCAGCAAACCCGATCATTACCAGTACACCTTCCAGCAACTGGCAGCCAACACTCAGCAGCTGCTCAAGGCGCTGGGCATCCAGAAAGCCACCCTGCTCGGCCACTCCACGGGCGGTATGCTCGCCACCCGTTATGCGCTGCAATATCCGGATCAGGTCGAGCAACTGGCGCTGGTCAATCCGATCGGTCTGGAAGACTGGAAAGCCCTCGGCGTGCCGTATCGCAGCGTCGATCAGTGGTATCAGCGCGAACTGAAAGTCACCGCGCAGGGCATCCGCGACTATGAACGCACGACCTATTACGACGGTCGCTGGAAACCCGAATTCGACCGTTGGGTGGACATGCTCGCCGGCCTGAGCAACGGCCCGGGCAAGACTCAGGTCGCATGGAACTCGGCGCTGATCTACGACATGATCTTCACCCAGCCGGTGTACTACGAGTTCAAGGACCTGAAGATGCCGACCCTGCTGCTGATCGGCACCTCCGACACCACCGCCATCGGCAAGGACATCGCGCCGCCCGAAGTGAAGGCTAAAATCGGTAACTACGACGTGCTGGGCAAGCAGGTAGCGAAACTGATTCCTCAGTCCACGCTGGTGGAATTCCCCGGCATGGGCCACGCCCCGCAGATGGAAGAGCCGGCGAAATTCCACGAGGCACTGCTCGGCTGGCTGGACAAAACCAATCCCGTTCGTTGA
- a CDS encoding D-2-hydroxyacid dehydrogenase family protein, with product MAVQIAVIDDWQDVARGVVDWSMLDSLGEVTFVHEYPADNATLAERLGRFEVICVMRERTRFDEDLLKRLPNLKLLVTGGMRNAALDMPAAARLGIKVCGTDSYKHAAPELTWALIMAATRNLVNEANALRAGQWQQGLGGDLHGKTLGILGLGSIGQRVAQFGQVFGMRVIAWSENLTAERAEQAGVTYVSKQQLFEQADVLSVHLVLSDRSRGLVDAQALDWMKPTALLVNTARGPIVDEAALIKALQKQRISGAALDVFDQEPLPALHPFRTLDNVLATPHVGYVSRQNYELFFSQMIEDIQAWSTGEPVRLLN from the coding sequence ATGGCGGTGCAGATTGCGGTGATCGATGACTGGCAGGACGTCGCGCGGGGCGTAGTTGACTGGTCGATGCTCGACAGTCTCGGCGAAGTCACCTTCGTCCATGAGTACCCGGCGGACAACGCCACGCTGGCCGAGCGTCTGGGCCGGTTCGAGGTGATCTGCGTGATGCGCGAACGCACGCGCTTCGATGAAGACCTGCTCAAACGCTTGCCGAACCTGAAGCTGCTGGTCACCGGCGGCATGCGCAACGCGGCGCTGGATATGCCGGCCGCCGCCCGTCTCGGGATCAAGGTCTGCGGCACCGACAGCTACAAGCACGCGGCGCCGGAACTGACCTGGGCGCTGATCATGGCTGCCACCCGCAATCTGGTGAACGAGGCCAACGCTCTGCGCGCCGGTCAGTGGCAGCAAGGCCTCGGTGGCGACCTGCACGGCAAGACCCTCGGCATTCTCGGGCTCGGTAGTATCGGCCAGCGGGTGGCGCAGTTCGGTCAGGTGTTCGGCATGCGTGTGATCGCCTGGAGCGAAAACCTCACCGCCGAGCGCGCTGAACAGGCCGGTGTCACCTATGTCAGCAAGCAGCAGTTGTTCGAACAGGCTGACGTACTGTCGGTGCACCTGGTGCTCAGCGATCGCAGCCGGGGTCTGGTCGATGCGCAGGCGCTGGACTGGATGAAGCCGACCGCCCTGCTGGTCAACACGGCGCGCGGGCCGATTGTCGATGAAGCGGCGCTGATCAAGGCCTTGCAGAAACAGCGCATCAGCGGTGCGGCCCTCGACGTGTTCGATCAGGAACCGCTGCCGGCACTGCACCCGTTTCGCACCCTCGACAACGTGCTGGCCACGCCCCATGTCGGGTATGTCAGCCGCCAGAACTATGAGCTGTTCTTTTCGCAGATGATCGAAGACATTCAGGCCTGGTCAACCGGAGAACCCGTGCGCCTGCTCAACTGA
- the glgA gene encoding glycogen synthase GlgA has product MISAALEIQGERAHQPMGESSTLSVPGSRSISVPITKTLTPIASQNPNKKKVLFVTSEIADLVKTGGLGDVSAALPRAMAHLHDVRVLIPGYPQVMNSENPIHIIGELGGHAALPPCKIGRMDMPDGLVIYVLICPELYARDGGPYGANNGRDWPDNHIRFARLGLAAADIAANLAQIHWCPDLVHAHDWPAGLAPAYMHWRGQRTPTLFTIHNLAYQGVTSLGSCPELGIPAHALQQEGMEFYGKMSFLKAGMAYSSHITTVSATYAQEITTPDFGCGLDGFLAAKTQQGLLSGIPNGIDESWDAATDPHLFAPFAIGDWEGKAINAAHVRELFGLNESEGPLFAVVSRLVYQKGLDLTEAVSEYIVQNGGQIAIIGRGEPEEEQAMRELALRFPGQIGVRIGFNETDARRMFAGSDFLLMPSRYEPCGLSQMYAQRFGSLPVARNTGGLADTIENGVTGFLFNESTADSYREALSRAFKVFAFPELLNAMRCRAMAAPFNWCKAVEPYAELYERLVAKALGKTHHK; this is encoded by the coding sequence ATGATCAGTGCGGCATTGGAAATTCAGGGAGAACGGGCTCATCAGCCGATGGGTGAATCGAGCACTTTAAGCGTTCCCGGCAGCCGATCGATCAGCGTCCCGATCACCAAGACACTGACGCCGATAGCCAGTCAGAACCCCAACAAGAAAAAAGTATTGTTCGTGACCTCGGAAATCGCCGACCTGGTAAAGACCGGCGGTCTGGGAGACGTTTCTGCCGCCCTGCCCCGTGCAATGGCGCATCTGCACGACGTCCGGGTGTTGATCCCGGGTTACCCGCAAGTCATGAACAGCGAGAATCCGATCCACATCATCGGCGAACTGGGTGGCCACGCCGCGCTGCCGCCCTGCAAGATCGGGCGCATGGACATGCCCGACGGTCTGGTCATTTATGTGTTGATCTGCCCTGAACTGTACGCCCGTGACGGTGGCCCGTACGGCGCCAACAATGGTCGCGACTGGCCGGACAACCATATCCGTTTCGCCCGTCTGGGTCTGGCCGCCGCCGATATCGCCGCCAACCTCGCGCAAATCCACTGGTGCCCGGATCTGGTGCATGCCCACGACTGGCCGGCCGGTCTCGCGCCTGCCTACATGCACTGGCGCGGGCAACGCACGCCGACCCTGTTCACCATTCATAACCTGGCCTATCAAGGCGTGACCAGCCTCGGCTCTTGCCCGGAGCTCGGGATTCCCGCCCATGCCCTGCAACAGGAAGGCATGGAGTTCTACGGCAAGATGTCGTTCCTCAAGGCCGGCATGGCTTATTCGAGCCACATCACCACGGTCAGTGCCACTTACGCGCAGGAAATCACTACCCCGGATTTCGGCTGCGGTCTCGACGGTTTTCTCGCCGCCAAGACCCAGCAAGGCTTGCTCAGCGGCATTCCCAACGGCATCGATGAGAGCTGGGACGCTGCCACCGACCCGCACCTGTTCGCGCCATTTGCCATCGGCGACTGGGAAGGCAAGGCCATCAACGCCGCCCACGTGCGCGAATTGTTCGGCCTGAACGAGTCCGAAGGTCCTCTGTTTGCAGTGGTCTCGCGACTGGTCTATCAAAAAGGCCTGGACCTGACCGAAGCGGTGTCGGAATACATCGTGCAGAACGGTGGCCAGATCGCGATCATCGGCCGTGGCGAGCCTGAAGAAGAACAGGCCATGCGTGAACTGGCGCTGCGCTTCCCCGGCCAGATCGGCGTGCGCATCGGCTTCAATGAAACCGACGCCCGACGCATGTTCGCCGGCAGCGATTTCCTGCTGATGCCATCGCGTTATGAACCGTGCGGTCTGAGCCAGATGTACGCCCAGCGTTTCGGCTCGCTGCCGGTGGCGCGCAACACCGGCGGGCTGGCCGACACCATCGAAAACGGTGTTACCGGTTTCCTGTTCAATGAATCCACCGCCGACAGCTACCGCGAGGCCCTGAGCCGAGCGTTCAAGGTGTTTGCCTTTCCCGAACTGCTCAACGCCATGCGTTGCCGGGCGATGGCCGCACCCTTCAACTGGTGCAAGGCAGTCGAACCTTACGCCGAACTCTACGAACGACTGGTGGCCAAGGCGCTGGGTAAAACGCACCACAAATAA
- the treZ gene encoding malto-oligosyltrehalose trehalohydrolase, giving the protein MPSRTPESWPHGAIMLDAEHTQFALWAPDAFYVSVELDNGQSLPMLPQGEGWFVIKTRCPAGSRYRFNIDGELEVPDPASRAQDGDLDRHSVVVDPHRYSWRNTTWQGRPWNEAVIYELHVGALGGFAEVEQHLSRLAELGITAIELMPIAQFPGDRNWGYDGVLHYAPQASYGTPEQLKHLIDSAHGYGLAVILDVVYNHFGPDGNYLHRYAKGFFREDKHTPWGAAIDFRRREVRDFFVENALMWLLEYRFDGLRLDAVHAIESPDFLPELARRIRQQIDPSRHVWLTIENELNQSSLLEENYDAQWNDDGHNALHVLLTGETDAYYADYALQPTEQLARCLSQGFVFQGHITRHGEPRGEPSEHLPSTAFVLFLQNHDQIGNRAFGERLHQLAEPRAVDAATALLLLSPMIPLMFMGDEYAAQQPFLFFTSHHGELAKLVRQGRRNEFAAFSAFSDPHKREQIPDPNAEQTFHASQPRLTGNGTPRQQATLALYRQLLQLRHQYIIPNLSGTQALGAQVLGPGAVSARWRLGDGSELRIDLNLSDTPVVNLPQTESVWLFRQPPDTGLLDEGQLPPYCALVSLTAATPLPPLDGERL; this is encoded by the coding sequence ATGCCGTCACGGACACCTGAAAGCTGGCCCCACGGCGCGATCATGCTGGATGCCGAGCACACCCAATTCGCGCTGTGGGCGCCGGATGCATTTTACGTCAGCGTCGAGCTGGACAACGGCCAGTCCCTGCCCATGCTGCCCCAGGGCGAGGGCTGGTTTGTCATCAAGACCCGCTGCCCTGCCGGCAGCCGCTACCGTTTCAACATCGATGGCGAACTGGAGGTCCCCGACCCGGCCTCCAGGGCGCAGGACGGTGATCTCGACCGCCACAGCGTGGTGGTCGATCCGCACCGTTATTCCTGGCGCAACACCACGTGGCAAGGGCGCCCCTGGAATGAAGCGGTCATTTATGAACTGCATGTCGGCGCGCTCGGCGGATTTGCCGAAGTCGAGCAGCATCTCTCACGCCTCGCGGAGCTCGGCATCACCGCCATTGAACTGATGCCGATCGCGCAGTTTCCCGGCGATCGCAATTGGGGCTACGACGGCGTGTTGCATTACGCGCCACAAGCCAGTTATGGCACACCTGAACAACTCAAACATTTGATCGACAGCGCCCACGGTTATGGCCTGGCGGTGATCCTCGACGTGGTCTACAACCACTTCGGCCCCGACGGCAATTACCTGCATCGCTACGCCAAAGGCTTTTTTCGCGAAGACAAGCACACCCCATGGGGCGCGGCCATCGATTTTCGCCGTCGGGAAGTGCGGGACTTCTTCGTCGAAAACGCCTTGATGTGGCTGCTGGAATACCGTTTCGACGGCTTGCGCCTGGATGCGGTGCATGCCATCGAAAGCCCCGACTTTTTGCCGGAACTCGCACGTCGCATACGTCAGCAGATCGACCCGTCCCGGCATGTGTGGCTGACCATCGAAAACGAACTCAACCAGTCCAGCCTGCTTGAGGAAAATTACGACGCGCAGTGGAACGACGATGGCCACAACGCCCTGCATGTATTACTGACCGGTGAAACCGACGCCTACTACGCGGACTATGCACTGCAACCCACCGAACAACTGGCCCGCTGCCTGAGCCAGGGTTTCGTGTTTCAGGGTCATATCACGCGCCACGGCGAACCCCGTGGCGAGCCAAGCGAGCATCTGCCATCCACTGCTTTCGTGTTGTTCCTGCAAAATCACGACCAGATCGGCAATCGCGCCTTCGGCGAGCGCCTGCATCAATTGGCCGAGCCGCGCGCGGTGGATGCTGCGACAGCGTTGTTGCTGCTGTCGCCGATGATTCCCCTGATGTTCATGGGCGATGAATACGCGGCCCAACAGCCATTTCTGTTCTTCACCAGCCACCATGGCGAACTGGCGAAACTGGTGCGCCAAGGTCGGCGTAATGAGTTCGCGGCATTCAGTGCCTTCTCGGATCCGCACAAGCGTGAACAGATTCCCGACCCCAACGCCGAGCAGACCTTTCACGCCTCACAACCGCGCCTGACGGGTAACGGCACGCCTCGGCAACAGGCGACGCTGGCGTTGTATCGCCAGCTTCTGCAACTGCGCCATCAATACATCATTCCCAACCTGTCCGGCACTCAAGCCCTCGGCGCCCAAGTGCTGGGGCCTGGCGCCGTCAGCGCACGCTGGCGCCTGGGCGATGGCAGCGAGCTGCGAATCGACCTGAACCTCAGCGATACGCCAGTGGTCAACCTTCCACAGACCGAGTCGGTGTGGCTGTTTCGCCAGCCACCCGACACAGGCCTGTTGGATGAGGGGCAACTGCCCCCGTATTGCGCGCTCGTCAGCCTCACGGCCGCAACCCCTTTGCCCCCCTTGGATGGAGAGCGCCTATGA
- the malQ gene encoding 4-alpha-glucanotransferase, whose protein sequence is MSDAQLEILASRAGLAVDWIDANGRAQKVAPAVLRNVLIGLGHPAGTAQEIDASLLELQQVQENRQLPPLLTADVGVGVDLARYFEPETPCEIHLEDGSRLSLKLDAESVLPGEIPVGYQQVHIADQQFTLAVAPERCFSVGDAVDSPIPRAWGLSVQLYGLRRAGDGGFGDTQALEELARVAGERGADALAISPLHAMFSADTGRYSPYSPSSRLFLNPLYAAPGAILGERALRDAIDAAGLTEQFEQLENLKLIDWPKAADAKLKLLQALYDGFISGEHPLHADFSSFRDAGGEALENHCRFEAIQEMRAARGESLDWRQWPEHWHDPRGAALGAFAEEYAERISYFAFCQWLIHRCLERAQTAARSAGMGIGLIADLAVGADGAGSQAWSFQDELLASLTVGAPPDILNRSGQGWGISAFSPEGLVRNGFRAFIDMLRANFAHAGGLRIDHVMGLQRLWVIPNGAVPADGAYLYYPVDDLLRLLTLESHRHQAIVLGEDLGTVPDGLREKLIARAMLGMRVLLFEQDNTHFKPILDWPDNALATTSTHDLPTLNGWWHGRDIDWNARLGLIDANGEIDWRRYREREREGLRNALSQDPQNFREESHEADQVVDAAVRFLGHTRAPLVLLPLEDALGLDEQANLPGTIDTHPNWSRRLPATSETLLDGVDAARRLELLACARLQAAERDQ, encoded by the coding sequence ATGAGTGATGCGCAACTGGAAATTCTCGCCAGCCGAGCCGGCCTTGCCGTCGACTGGATCGACGCCAACGGGCGAGCGCAAAAAGTCGCCCCGGCGGTGCTGCGCAATGTGCTGATCGGCCTCGGTCACCCGGCCGGAACGGCTCAGGAAATCGACGCCAGCCTGCTCGAACTGCAACAGGTACAGGAAAATCGCCAGCTGCCCCCGCTGCTCACTGCCGATGTCGGCGTGGGCGTGGATCTGGCTCGCTATTTCGAACCCGAGACCCCTTGCGAAATTCACCTGGAAGACGGCTCGCGCCTGAGTCTCAAGCTGGATGCCGAGTCCGTATTGCCCGGCGAGATACCGGTCGGCTATCAGCAAGTGCACATCGCCGATCAGCAATTCACCCTGGCCGTGGCACCGGAACGCTGCTTCAGCGTAGGTGATGCCGTGGACAGCCCGATCCCGCGCGCGTGGGGCCTGAGCGTGCAGCTTTATGGACTGCGCCGCGCCGGCGATGGCGGTTTCGGCGACACCCAGGCCCTGGAAGAACTGGCCCGGGTGGCCGGTGAACGTGGCGCCGATGCCTTGGCGATCAGCCCGCTGCACGCGATGTTCAGCGCCGACACCGGGCGCTACAGCCCTTACTCGCCGTCCAGTCGGCTGTTTCTCAACCCGCTGTACGCCGCACCGGGCGCGATCCTCGGCGAGCGCGCGCTGCGCGATGCGATTGACGCGGCCGGGCTGACCGAGCAGTTCGAGCAACTGGAAAACCTGAAACTGATCGACTGGCCGAAAGCGGCCGACGCCAAACTGAAACTGCTGCAAGCCTTGTACGACGGCTTCATAAGCGGCGAACACCCGTTGCACGCCGACTTCTCCAGCTTTCGTGATGCCGGCGGCGAAGCGCTGGAAAACCACTGCCGCTTCGAAGCCATCCAGGAAATGCGCGCGGCCCGTGGCGAGAGCCTCGACTGGCGCCAATGGCCGGAGCACTGGCACGACCCGCGCGGCGCTGCCCTCGGCGCATTTGCCGAGGAATACGCCGAGCGCATCAGCTACTTCGCGTTCTGCCAATGGTTGATCCACCGCTGCCTGGAGCGCGCCCAGACCGCCGCCCGCAGCGCCGGCATGGGTATCGGCCTGATCGCCGACCTGGCGGTGGGTGCCGACGGTGCCGGCAGCCAGGCCTGGAGTTTTCAGGACGAGTTGCTCGCCTCGCTGACCGTCGGCGCGCCGCCGGACATCCTCAATCGCTCAGGCCAGGGCTGGGGCATTTCCGCGTTTTCCCCGGAAGGTCTGGTGCGCAACGGCTTTCGTGCGTTCATCGACATGCTGCGCGCCAACTTCGCCCACGCCGGCGGGCTGCGCATCGACCATGTCATGGGCCTGCAACGGCTGTGGGTGATTCCCAACGGCGCGGTCCCGGCGGACGGCGCCTACCTGTATTACCCGGTGGATGACCTGCTGCGTCTGCTGACCCTCGAATCCCATCGTCATCAAGCGATCGTGCTTGGCGAAGACCTCGGCACCGTGCCCGATGGCCTGCGGGAAAAACTCATCGCCCGCGCCATGCTTGGCATGCGCGTGCTGTTGTTCGAGCAGGACAACACCCATTTCAAACCGATCCTCGACTGGCCGGACAACGCCCTGGCCACCACCAGCACCCACGATCTGCCGACCCTCAACGGCTGGTGGCACGGCCGCGACATCGACTGGAATGCGCGACTGGGACTGATCGACGCCAACGGCGAAATCGACTGGCGCCGTTACCGCGAACGGGAGCGTGAAGGCCTGCGCAATGCCCTGAGCCAGGACCCGCAAAACTTTCGCGAGGAATCCCACGAGGCCGATCAGGTGGTCGACGCCGCGGTGCGTTTCCTCGGCCACACCCGTGCGCCGCTGGTGCTGCTGCCGTTGGAAGATGCGCTGGGGCTTGACGAGCAGGCCAACCTGCCCGGCACCATCGACACCCACCCCAACTGGTCGCGCCGCTTGCCGGCCACCAGTGAGACGCTGCTCGACGGTGTCGACGCCGCAAGACGCCTGGAACTATTGGCGTGTGCCCGCCTTCAGGCAGCCGAGCGTGACCAATGA